GCGGTTGCCGCGCGACCGGGTCGTTATCGTGGCTACCGGGACGCAGGGGGAGCCGCGATCCGCTCTTGCGCGAATGGCGATCGATCAGCACAAGGAGCTCAAAGTGCTTCCGGGGGACCGGGTGGTGCTTTCGTCGCGTTTCATTCCGGGGAACGAGCGGGCGATTTTTTCCATCGTAAACCACATGTATCGCCGGGGGGCGGAAGTCTTCACGAACCGAGGTTCGGATATCCATGTATCGGGGCATGCGTACCGGGAAGACCTGAAGACCATGCTGAAGACAGTCCGGCCGCAATATTTCGTGCCGGTGCACGGGGAATTTCGGCATTTGGTGGAGCATGTGAAACTAGCGCACGAGACCGGAATGCCGAAGGAGAGGGCCTTTCTGCTCGAAGACGGCATGGGGGTTACATTTTCCGGCGGGGTTGCCAAGCGCCTTCCGCCGCTCGATCTGCGCCGGTCTGTATTGGACGGTCGCGAACTGGGAGACATCGGAAGCGCGGTCCTGCGCGACCGCCGCCAATTGGCGGAAACCGGGATGGTGGTGGTGGTGGCGATTTTGGACGCGCATTCCGGCGAACTGGTTCGCGGACCCGAACTCTTCGCCAGAGGCGTGGCGTTTGAGGAAGTGGCCGAGGATCTCATGGCGGAAGCCAAGGAGGTCGTTCGCGACACATTGGAGGATTTTGGCCCCGAGGCGCGCACGGAGAACGTCGCCGTGCAGGAGGAGATCCGCCTGGCCCTCCGCCGATTCTTCAAAAACGCCCTCGACCGCAAGCCGGTCGTTATTCCGATCGTCCTCGAGGTTTGACAGACAGCGGCGGCGTCGCCACGCCTCAGTTTTTTAAAGTTTGCACGGCGCGCTGCATCAGAGTATAGCCCGTTCGAAGTGCTCTCCCACTCCCAACCTGATGTGAGGTGATTTGTGCGAAATATAAAGTTCCTTTTAACAGTTTCGGTAACCCTGATGCTCGGCGGTCTGGTCAGACCGACGGCGACTTTGGGAGCTCCCTGTGTCCCCGATGACGGCGACCGGATCTTTGGGGGTAGCGTCGATCCTTCGGGAGTGGCAGTGGATACCGCCGGGAATCTTTATGTGGCAGATTACGCAGGCGACCAGGTACTCGGATACAACAGCCCCCTTACGGACCAGACCGCTGACCGGATGCTTGTGGGCCTCAATGATCCCAAAGGCATCGCGTTCGGCCCTGACGGCAACCTATATGTCGTGGATACTAAAAACAAGCAGGTTGTCAGGTACAATAGCCCTTCTTTCTCGGGTCCCTTCTCCGTACTTGGATCTACAACCCATCTCTATTGGTTGGCGATCGACTCCCTCGGCAAATTCTATGTCTCGGATCTGAAACGCGTGTTTATCTTCGACTTTGGCAGTGGGGTGACCACCATCAATGTTCCCTTCGCGATAGGGGGGCTGGCCGTGGACGGTGCGGGCAATCTCTTTGTCTCGGATCCGAAGGGTGGCCGTGTGTTTGAGTATGACAGTCCCCACGTAACAAACCAGGCACCGAACAGGACGATTACAGGATTAAATACTCCTATAGGTTTGACCTACGCCGGCGGCAAGCTCTATGTTGCGGACAACGGTGACAACCAGATCGTGGTTTATGATAACCCGACCACGAACCTGACTCCAGACGGGTTCATCGGGGCTGGAGAACTCCATAGTCCTGACGGTGTGGCAGTAGATGGGTCCGGCAATGTCTTTGTGATGGAGGAGTACAGCAATCGCGTCCTGGAGTTCGACGCTAACCATGTTACGGGAGCATCGAATATTCAGCTCGTTAGCGGTTCCCCAATGGGGGGGAACAGCGCGACCCTGTCGTGGGCGACGACGGCTGAAACCGACCTCGAAGGCTTTAACGTCGCAGCGTGTGACAATAAGGGCACCCGCGTTCAGCTGAATCCGAGCCTGATCCGGTGCGAGCAGTGTATTACCGGACTGGGAAGCTCGTATTCGTTCATCGTCCCCGACAAGCCGGCCGGGAGCACGGACGTCTTCATTGAAGTGGTGCACCAGAATACCACGGTGGAAACCTTCGGCCCGGCTCAGTAAAACGGTATGGACTGGATACGCGGCTCCGCCCTCTGAGGACAGCGTTCGGGAGTTTTTACCGGGATGGTCGGTCTGATCGCGATTCTGGACGCTCACTCGGGGCAACTGGTTCGCGGCCCCGAACTCTTCGCCAGGGGTCTGGCATTTGAAGAGACGGCTGAGGACCTTTCAGAAAGCCTTTCGCGCGTTACCAGGGTTGCGGCAAGGAGTGCTCGGAGACCTCAGAAATCGAACGCTATTTTTTTATTTTTAATGGACATCTATTTGTTATTATTGTTTATTTTATAATAATTGTAAACACGTTAAAAGTGTGCTACACATAAAGCCGTGCAAGATAAGACGCAATCTGGAAAGGATAAGAAGCGAAATCTCACGCTCCGCTTGGACGCAAACTTGATCCGAAAAGCGCGTGTTTTGGCCGCTCAGCGGGGGGCATCCATCAGTCGATTGCTCTCAAAACAGATCGAACTGCTCGTTCGCGACGAAGATCGGTACAACGTCGCCAAACGGAAATCACTTGAATGGATAAGACAGGGCTTTCATTTGGGAGGAAAGATCACAGCGACGCGGGATGAATGGCATGAACGATGACACGTTTGTGGATACGAATGTACTCATTTATGCCCACGATTTAGACGCGGGCCGAAAGCATGAGATTGCTGCCGATCTTCTCGAGAAACTCTGGACAAACCGGCGCGGCGTCCTGAGCACGCAAGTGCTTCAGGAATTTTATGTGAATGTTACGCGCAAGATTTCTCACCCGATTTCCAAGTCAACAGCGCGCGAAATTGTGTCGGGATACACGGCGTGGAAGGTGGAAAATGTAACGAGCGACCACGTTCTGCGAGCCTCCGAGTTGGAGGAACGTCACCAACTTTCCTTTTGGGATGCGCTTATCGTTTCCGCCGCCCTTTCGGCCGGGGCCGAACGGGTTCTTTCGGAGGATATGAGCCACCAACAGGGGATTCTTGGACTGCGGATTGAAAATCCGTTCGTGCCCTAGTCGGCCCCTGCGGTCTCCGCTTTACTGTGTTCCGAGCCGCCGATCGGACGGCGTCCCGCGGAATCAAAGACTCTCCATCATTCTCACCTTCATCGACACGTTGCGCCTAGACGCGCCTCGGATATAATTTCTGGAATCGTTGGGCGTTGCGGATGGCTAAAGAAAAAGAAGATTTATCGACCCCACTTCGCGATCTGGCGGGATTTCTTTTATTGGCGTTCGCGATTTTTCTTTTCCTTTCCCTGATCAGTTACAGCCCCCTCGACCCCTCGCTCAATACAAAAGTGGCGGGATCTCCGTCCGCCGTGCACAACTGGTGCGGGATCGGCGGGAGTTACGCGTCCGACATTTTCATGCAGCTTTTTGGGTTTGCGTCGTTTTTCGTCCCGTTCGCTTTGGTGGGCGTGGCTTGGGCGGTCGTCTTTCGGAAAAGCTGGCAAGGGGCTTCGGCCCAAGCTTCGGGCTTTATTCTCCTGGTTCTGGCGGCCACGCTCTTCTTGGCCTTGGCCGCGGGCGACGCGGCTCGGTTCCCCCCATGGGGAGGGGTGACCGGGTTTCTGCTCCGGAAACTCTGCCTCGCGTATGTCGGAACCATCGGCGCACTGCTGGCCGGCCTAACCGCTCTGGCCGTGGCGTTGGTTCTTTCCGTTCGGCTGACGTTTGAAGCGTTCGTCGGAAAGCTCTCGTTCCTGGGTGATGCTTTCCTCCATTCCCGGGAGATCCTTGCAAGAGCGTGGCAGCGTGTGAACCGATCCGCAGCACGTTTCCTGGAGCTGGAGGAAAAGAAGATTGAGAAGGGGATGGCCAAGATCCGCGCCGATGTGGGCGAGCCGTCGATCTCGGTTTCGGACAGCATCAAAGTCGCCGGAGAGGTGGTGACGGAAAACGTACTTATGGATGATTTTTCGATCGAGGCTCCGGCGAAAGAAATCCCCATCGTTTTTCCCAAGGCCAGCGACCGGCGTTCGATGCCCCAGTTCCATACGATGGAAGAGGAACCGGAAGAGGCCAAAGCGCACAAAGATAAGCGGGACATCCGAACCTACAAGCTCCCCGACATTTCGCTCTTGGACGCTCCGGAAGAACAGTCGATCGCGATCGATCGCGAGGAGCTCTTCCGAAACGCCCAGACGTTGGAACAGAAGCTCAAGGACTTTGGTGTCTTCGGGAAGGTGGTGGAAGTTCAGCCCGGCCCGGTGATCACGATGTACGAGTTTGAGCCGGCACCCGGCATCAAAGTCACGCACGTCACACGATTGAACGACGATCTGGCGCTCGCCCTCAAAGCCATGTCCGTTCGCATCACTCCTCTGCCCGGGAAAGCGGTGATCGGAATCGAAGTCGCCAACCGCCAACGCCAGGTGGTTTATCTCAAGGACGTCATCGCCGACGACGTCTTCAAACAGGGTTCGTCCCGCCTGACGTTCGCTCTGGGCAAAGATATCTCCGGCACGCCTTTTGTGACCGATCTCCGAAAAATGCCGCATCTTTTGGTGGCGGGCGCCACAGGCTCCGGAAAGTCGGTTTCGGTCAACAGCATGATTCTCTCGGTGCTTTACAAATCGACGCCGGACGAAGTGCGGATGATTCTCGTCGATCCGAAGATGTTGGAATTGTCTTTTTACGACAACATCCCGCACCTGTTGCTTCCCGTGGTGACCGACCCGAGGAAAGCCTCGGCGGCGCTCCGGTGGGCCGTACTCGAAATGGAGCATCGGTACCGGTTTATGGCCGACATCGGCGTACGGAACATCGAAGGTTACAACAAGAAGGTGCCCAAAATTCTGGACGGGAAGGTGTCGCCGGAGGAAGCGAAGAAAAGCGCCCAAGATCTTTCCCTTCCCGAAGATCTCTTGGCGTCCGGAGAGAAAGTGAAACCCGAAGAACACACGGGTCCGATGCCGTACATCATGATCGTCATCGACGAGCTGGCCGACCTCATGATGATTTCCAGCCGGGAGGTCGAGGAATCGATCATTCGTCTTTCTCAAATGGCTCGCGCGGCCGGGATCCACCTTCTTCTGGCGACGCAAAGACCGTCCGTGGATGTCATCACGGGCGTCATCAAGGCCAATATGCCCGCGCGAATTTCGTTTCAGGTTTCGTCCAAGATCGATTCCCGGACGATTCTCGACGCCAACGGCGCGGAACTTCTCTTGGGCGCCGGCGACATGCTCTTCCTGCCGCCGGGGACGTCCAAGCTGGAGCGAATTCACGGCGCTTTCGTCACCGACAACGAAGTAAAACGGGTGACCGACTTCTGGAAGGAACAGGGTTCGCCCGACTACGATCATGAGATATTGCGCGTACAGCAGGAAGAGATGGAGCGGGAAGCCTCGGGGGAGGGCGAGGACAACGAGATGTACCAACAGGCGCTCAACATCATCCGTCTTCACCGAGTGGCGTCCATCTCCATGATCCAGCGGAAACTTCGGATCGGTTACAACCGGGCGGCGCGGATCGTGGAGAGGATGGACGACGAGGGGTGGCTGGCGCCGGGCGAAGTGGGCAAGCCGCGCGAAGTCCGCATGAGTCGATTTGAAGTTTGATTCACAACATCGAGGAACAGAAAACGACGATTGGGCTCCGGTCCCGACGGGAGCCCCCAAGTCCATGCTCATGCTTGCGCGTGGACTTGGGGATCCCCGTCGGGCCACCCAATCGTCGTTTTAACCGCGATGATCTGGTTCCATATTCGCCAAATTGCTCGACCGACCTCGCCGCATCTCGTTTTCTTCGCTGTGCTTTGTTTAATAAGTGGTCAGAGCGTCGCGCGGGAAGATCTGGTTGTTTTATATACGGGAAATACGAGGGGGGAGGTGGGGCCGTGCGGGTGCGCGACGGAGAATTTGGGCGGGTTGGCCCGCCGGGCCGCGTTCGTGCGCGGCGAAAGAGGACGCGGCGTTCCCCTTCTCCTGGTCGATTCGGGGGACGACCTTTCGTACGCTCCCATCGCCACGTTGCCGGTCCATTTACGGAAGGAAGCCGATCGAAGCGCTCAGCTGATTTCCCGCATTTACGAGTCCCTGCAGTACGACGCCATCTTGCGCGGGGAGGCCGATATTTTCGACGGCCGCGGTTTCGGGTCTCCCGAATTCGATCGTTCGCCGGCGCTCCGGATCGTGGAAAGGTCGGGATGGCGTGTCGCCATTTTCGGTTTCGGATCCCCAAACCTTTTTCCCCGGTTCGACGAGAATTGGAGAGCCGAAATTGCGAAGATTCGGCCGAAAGTCGACCTAGTTCTCGTTCTCGCGCATATCGCCGAGACGGAGATTTCCGGCATCGCGAAGGTCCTCAAGCGCGGAGACATCGTGATCCTCGGGCATACGGGGAAACACCTAGACGATCCAATCCTTCGGAAGGATGTTCTTTTTTTCGAAGCGGACTATCGCGGGCAATTTGTCGGCAAACTCCAGCTGCATCTGGAAAGCGATAAGCTGTCGACAAAAAATCAGATCGATCGATTGCGGCTGGAAGACGATCTCCGCTTTTCGGAAGAACCCGCAGCCCGGAAGCAAATCGAGGAGCGAATTAAATCCCTGGGCCCCCGCCCCAAAAGCTGGTACGCGAATGAGCTTGTTCCCTTAAGCGAACGAGTTTCGCCGGACCGCGAAATTCTGAAACAGGTTGAATCGGTGACGAGGAAAAACTAGTCTGCATCGCATGTTCAAGAAAATAATTCCGGCAGCGTGCCTTCTGACTTGGGCGGTGTCCGCAAACGGCGCCGAGGTTCAGGGAGTCGTCGATCAACTCCAAAAGAGCTACGACCATATTCAATCGATCGAAGCGAATTTCGAGCAAACGTATCGCTCCAAGCGATTCGACGAAAAGATAAATCGAGGGAAGCTGGCGATCGTAAAACCGGGCAAGATGCGATGGGACTACCGTGAACCCAAAGGAAAGGTTCTGGTGTCCAACGGCAAGGAAATTCTCTTATACGACCCCGAAGATCACCAGGCGCTGGTCACGCCTCAGCCGGCGCAAAGCGACCTTCCGGTGGCGTTGGCGTTCTTGTGGGGTGGCGCCAAATTGACCGACAAATTCACGGTCTCGCTGAAGGGCGAAAAAAAAACAGAAGATAAACAGGAAACGACGCTTCGTTGTCTCCCGAAGGAGCCGATTCCGAACGTGAAGGAAGTTTTCCTGACCGTTCGGTCGGGCGAGCCGATGCTGGTGGTCGCATCCCGCGTGATCGACTCGTTGGAGGGAGAAAGTGAAATCCGCTTTACGGATATTCGCGTGAACCCTTCGATCGAGAACCGGCGCTTCGAATTCAAACCTCCTAAAAATACGCCGATCGTCTCTATGCCAAGCTTGAACGTGAAGCCGTAAAATCTCACGCTCTAGTCCGAGTTCCGGAATTCGAGGAAGCTGAATTGTTTACTTTGCGGGCCCTTTGACAATCAGCCGCGCGAATTCCTTGGCTCTCGCGGCTGTCGCCTTGTCCTTCTCGTTCTCGCTTCGCCACTCGGTGATGTCGAGCGCGGTTTCCCCCTTGTCATTTTCGACCGTCCGGTCCACGTTGGCGTCGATCAGAAGTTTCGCGACATCCACCGACAAACTCTTGTCCGCGGCGAGCTGAAGAGCCGTGTCCCCCCGGCTCGTCAGCGCGTTCACATTCGCGCTCTTGCCGAGAAGCGCTTTCACGGCATCTTTGTTCCCCTCCCGGGCGGCAAGATGGAGGGGAGTTGCGTTCGTTTCCTCCGCCTGAGCCTCGATTTTGGCGCCGTTCTCCAACAACAGTGCAATGAGTTCAGCGGAGCCGGCTGCCGCCGCCCGATGAAGCGGCAATAAAGCCGACGGAGCCGAGGGATCGGCTCCCTTCGAAAGCAAATACCGGACGGCTTCGGTGCGCCCTAAGAGCGACGCGTAGTGGATCGGCGCCTGCCCCAGCGCATCCTTCGTCCCCGCGAGGCTCGCGTCTTTTTCCAGGATCCGGCGAAGTGCTTCGGTGTCACCTTTAAACGCGGCCTCGTGAACCGGGACGGAAAGGGCGGCCCCCTTCTCGACGAGCAATGAAGCGCATGCCCCGCATCCTCCGTAGACCATCCACTCGAGGGGAGTCGCCCCTTTCCGATCTTTCGCATTCGGCGCGGCACCCGCTTTGAGGAGGATCTCGATAATGCCGGGGTCGAGGGCGTGGCTGAGCGGTGTTCTCTCTCCGCGATCTTTCGAGTCGACCGATCCGCCGGTGGAAACGAGTTTCTGTGTCAAAAGAGTTACGAGGGTTGGCTTCCCATTTTTCACAACGAGATGCAGCGCCGTTTCACCTTTTCGGTTCAGGTGGTCAACCCGGGTCTTCTTCTCGATGAGTAGGGCTGCCACTTTCATCGACCCGAGGAGGCAGCACTCCTGCAACGGGGTGTTCCCCACGCCGTTCATCGTGTTCGGATCCGCTCCGTTCCGGAGAAGAAGTTGCGCGAGATCGGTCCGATCCCCCATGCAGGAGAAATGCAGCGGCCGGTTCCCTCGTCCTCCTTCGGCATTCGCCAGCGCACGCTGCTTTTTAAGGAGCTTCTGGACGAGGGCGATCTTTCCGTCCGCCACGGCGTCGTGAATTTCCCCGTCGTATACTGGCTCCTGGCCTTTATTCCTAAGGAACTCGAAGATCTCCATCGATCCCTCGTCGCCGGCCAGTTCCACCGGCTTCCGACCGACGCGATCCCGGACGGAAAGGTCGGCTCCAGCCGAGACCAGCGTTTTCACGACGTCCGGTTTTGCGGACCGGATTCCCGCTAGCAGCGCTGTTTCGCCCTCGGCGTCGTCGGCGCGGATATCCGCTCCCTTTTTCAGGAGAAGCTTCACAACCTCGTTATTCCCTTTCAGTGCGGCGGTGGTGAGGAGGGAGTTTCCTTTCGTGTCGAGAGTCTTGATGTCGGCGCCCGATTCGATCAGGAGGATCGCGTTCGGCGTATGGCCCGCTTTGATCGCCACCTGTAACGGCGTAATGCCGCCGCCGTCCGGCTCGTTCGGCCCGGCGCCGCCTTTAAGAAGCGTCTCGAGGACGGTCCGGTTGCCGATCCCCGCGGCCAGCGTGAGGGGCGTGAACCCCTCCCGGTTCCGGGCATGCAGGAGGGCGGGTTCTTTCTTAACGATGCGCTGAACGTTGTCGAGCCGCTGCGCCTTGATCGCCGTGAAGAGATCAGGCGCCGTCGGCTTTCCGCACGCGGTGAGGACCACCAGCGCCAGAACCATCTTCCGAATCCGCAGCCTCATGATTTTTCGTCGTACGTTTTTCGTTTCGTCGGGTTCTTGAGCGTCATGTAAGTCTCCACCATCCGTTTTCAGCGACCGGCTGTTCGTCGAAGTCAATCGATTCGAAGGAGTTTATTACCCACTGTCGCTTATACGCCCTTTCTATGAGGCAGCAGCGCAAGGTGTCAAGGTTGATTCATCGCCCTCAGCGGACGTTCGGTGAGACCGGACGAACACCGACCGGTCGAGACAGAGAAGTACGTTGCCAGGATTCCTATTGTTTCGATGCCGAACTCCGATGTGAAGCCGCAAAATCTGGCGACAAGAAAAGATTTCTTTTCGTGGAGATGCTCGTGAGGTAACAGGAAAAGAGCATGGGGCAGGTTCGAGAAAGATCGGTTATTTGGTTCTTGTTTGTTTTGGCTGCCGCAGTCTTTCTGGTTGAGTTTTCCGTGATGTTCATACTCCCGAGTGCCTTGCTCTATTTCCCCATTCATTCTCTCTGGGGCGAGGCAGCCGCAGACGGCGGTATTTTGCTCGTGGTGATCATGCCGATCATTTACGCCTGGGTATTACGCCCGTTGGTCCAAGCCAGGCGGAAGGCTGAGGAAGCCTCCATGGCCAAAGGGCGGTTCTTAGCCAATATGAGTCATGAAATCCGCACGCCGATGAACGGGATCATCGGAATGACGGACCTTGCACTTGAGACGGACCTGACAAAGGAACAACGGGAATATCTGGAGGCCGTGAGTGAATCGGCGGATCGCTTATTGGAGCTTATCAATGAGATTCTCGATTTTTCGAAAATTGAGGCCAAGCATTTGGAACTTACGTTGTTTGAGTTCAGCCTTCGCGATTGTATCCGGGATTGTCTGAGATTGTTGGCGTTGGTCGCGGGTAAGAAGGGTTTGGAACTCGTCTGTGACATTTCGCCGGATGTGCCCGATGGCGTGGTGGGGGACGCCGGCAGACTTCGCCAAGTGATCCTTAATTTGATTGGTAATTCGATTAAATTCACGCATGACGGTGAATTGGGTCTTCGCGTGACATGCCTGTCGCAGACTGAAGCGGAAGCTCAGCTCCACTTCGAAGTCTTCGACACGGGGATCGGAATTCCGGAAGAAAAGCAACAGACCATTTTTGAGGCTTTCTCGCAGGGGGATGCTTCAACTACCCGCAAATATGGTGGAACAGGGCTTGGCCTCACGATTTCGTCGCACCTGGTCCAACTGATGGGAGGGGAAATCGAACTGGAATCGAAACCCGGGAAAGGCAGCCGGTTTCACTTTACGGCTCGTCTCGGACTCCACGGAAAATCCGCCGTGGCTCGCGCTTCATTGAAGGAGGATGATCTCACGGGGGTTCGTGCGCTCGTTGTGGACGATAATGCGACGAACCGCCAGGTGCTCGCAAAACTACTCGCTGCCTGGCAAATAGGCCCGACGGTCGTTGAGAGTGGCGAGGCGGCTCTAGCCGCGCTCGAACAAGCTAACCGATCGAATACGCTGTTTCAATTGGTGCTCACGGATTGCCATATGCCGGGAATGGACGGCTTCGAACTTTCTCGAAGAATCAGGCAGATCCCCGTGTTTTCGAAAGCTCCTATTCTTATGATGCTTACGTCAGGAGGACAACGGGGAGATGCGGCGCGCTGCCGGGAAATCGGAATCGCCGCGTACTTGACGAAGCCGGTCATTCCGTCTGAGTTGTTGGATGCGATCCGGATTTGTCTTGGAAACGTGGCGGGTGCGACGGATCGAAGCCCTCCTGTAACGCGGCATTCCCTGCGAAGGGACCGAGGCGTTCTGAAAATTCTTCTGGCCGAGGACAACCCTGTGAATCAAAAGGTGGTTTCATCTTTGTTAAGGAAGGCCGGGCACGAAGTCTCGGTGGTCGAGAATGGGATCGAGGCTCTCACAGCTGTCGGGAGGGGAAACGTTGACCTGGTTTTCATGGATATGGAGATGCCGGAAATGGATGGAATGGAAGCCACGAGACGCATCCGGGAGTCGGAGAAGGAAATGAGCAGGCATCTTCCGATCATTGCGCTGACAGCACACGCCATGGAGGGAGACCGCGAAAGAATCATGAATGCCGGGATGGACGCCTACGTGTCAAAACCCGTGCGATTGGAGGCATTGCTTCAAGCGATCGAAGACGCAAACAGGCCGGCTGGAAAGGACGATGGGTAGGCATCTCACCGGTACCGCAGCCGATAGCCCACCCTTAGGGCTACAGACGCATGAACAAATCAAGGCTCTGAATTAGTGCGGCAATGGGCGAGTCTTTGTATCGAGTGCGTCGCGGATCGTCCATAGAAGATCGTCCAGCGGGACGGGTTTGGTGAACACGCGGACCGGATGAAGCGGCAAGAGCTCGTTGGATACGCGTTCAGCGAAACCGGATTGAACGATGACGGGAAGCTTGGCAAACCTCGAATCGCTTCGGAGCTTGCGAAGAAGCTCGAGTCCGTTTGAAGTCGGAATCGCCAGATCGAGGAGGAGGAGATCCACGTGTGTTCGCTCCAAGGTTTCCATCGCTTGCTCGGTCGTAAGGGCGGAAATCACCTGGAATCCTTGATTCTTCAATACTCGCGCGTAGGCGTTGATGACCGGCTGCTCGTCGTCGGCAATCAAAATCGTTTTCGGCATGGCTCGATCATACCGAACCGACGCGCTCGATGAAACGGAATGTTTGTTCCCATTTTGGGATGCAGGGGTGGAATATACTTTCCGTGGGTGAGCTTCACCCGGACCTCTCCGCCCGATTTCATTCGAGAACCGGTTTGATGGCGCGGTCGAGATCACCTCGACGGCGAAGGTCGGGAATAAAAAACGGCCTTAGCCAAACACCGTACCCATGCCTGAGACACGGGGGTTTTCGAAAATGCGCGCGCCGAAACCGCCTGTGGCCCGGACTTTGTACTGCTCCCGGTTATGCGTTTCAAATTTGCAATTGTTCGATCGGTTGAAATTTTTATCGGCATTACGATGATGGTTTTCGGGGGATGCGGCTTCGACCACTCGAGGGGAACGGCCTCTTCAGATACGAACTCGGCCGGCGCGGAGAACGATACGGACGTTGTCCGCTACCGCGAGCTTCCGGTCCATTACAAGATCGCTTCAACGATTCCCGCCGAATTTCACGCCGACATTCGTGCGGGATTTTCAAGCTGGAACGAGGCGACCGGCGTCGAAATCTTCGTGTACGACGGTATAAAATCGCTGCAAGACGACCAACTGGCCCCGGATTTCACCGTCAACGAAAACGTCGTTTTACAGACGAATCGCAGCGGTCAATTGGCCGCCGACGCGGCCCAAGGGTCGGATGGGGGGCCGGGACCATTGGCGCGGACGTATCTGAAGGGCGCGACCAAGATCATGGATGCGGATGTTTACCTTTTTGAATTCGATACCTATTTTGTAAACGGCCGGCCCGATACGGGGGACATCTATTCCCTCGAGTCGGTTGTGGCCCACGAGGCAGGCCACATTTTGTTTGGATCCGATCACTCCTCGGACGAAGAAAGCATTATGACGGCGGTGCTCTACCCGAAGGACAACCCAAAGGAGAAACTTGGGCCGAGCCAGAGCGACGCCGACCGATTTGAGGCGGTTTACGCCGACCTAATTGAATAACCTCCGATATTTTCGATCTGGGGTTCTCCCTCGGCGGACAATTGTTTTTCTCGCCGCCCCGCCGTACCATACGGCTCGATGAAAGACCCGCCGAGCAAGGCTGCTCCCTTGGGGCGTGTCGCCGTCATTGACGACGACACGGTCCTATTATCCGCCCTCGAGAGATATCTCTCCCAGTCGGGATATTCCGTGCTCGCCTTCGGCGACCCGCGAAAAGCCGTCGCCTCCTTGGAGTCGCAGGAAGTGGACCTCGTCCTGACGGATGTTTGCATGCCCGACGTGAGCGGAATCGATCTTTGCCGCGAGATCAAGCAACGCAAGCCCGACATTGACGTGGTCGTCA
The Bdellovibrionota bacterium genome window above contains:
- a CDS encoding response regulator encodes the protein MGQVRERSVIWFLFVLAAAVFLVEFSVMFILPSALLYFPIHSLWGEAAADGGILLVVIMPIIYAWVLRPLVQARRKAEEASMAKGRFLANMSHEIRTPMNGIIGMTDLALETDLTKEQREYLEAVSESADRLLELINEILDFSKIEAKHLELTLFEFSLRDCIRDCLRLLALVAGKKGLELVCDISPDVPDGVVGDAGRLRQVILNLIGNSIKFTHDGELGLRVTCLSQTEAEAQLHFEVFDTGIGIPEEKQQTIFEAFSQGDASTTRKYGGTGLGLTISSHLVQLMGGEIELESKPGKGSRFHFTARLGLHGKSAVARASLKEDDLTGVRALVVDDNATNRQVLAKLLAAWQIGPTVVESGEAALAALEQANRSNTLFQLVLTDCHMPGMDGFELSRRIRQIPVFSKAPILMMLTSGGQRGDAARCREIGIAAYLTKPVIPSELLDAIRICLGNVAGATDRSPPVTRHSLRRDRGVLKILLAEDNPVNQKVVSSLLRKAGHEVSVVENGIEALTAVGRGNVDLVFMDMEMPEMDGMEATRRIRESEKEMSRHLPIIALTAHAMEGDRERIMNAGMDAYVSKPVRLEALLQAIEDANRPAGKDDG
- a CDS encoding response regulator, whose translation is MPKTILIADDEQPVINAYARVLKNQGFQVISALTTEQAMETLERTHVDLLLLDLAIPTSNGLELLRKLRSDSRFAKLPVIVQSGFAERVSNELLPLHPVRVFTKPVPLDDLLWTIRDALDTKTRPLPH
- a CDS encoding matrixin family metalloprotease, with protein sequence MRFKFAIVRSVEIFIGITMMVFGGCGFDHSRGTASSDTNSAGAENDTDVVRYRELPVHYKIASTIPAEFHADIRAGFSSWNEATGVEIFVYDGIKSLQDDQLAPDFTVNENVVLQTNRSGQLAADAAQGSDGGPGPLARTYLKGATKIMDADVYLFEFDTYFVNGRPDTGDIYSLESVVAHEAGHILFGSDHSSDEESIMTAVLYPKDNPKEKLGPSQSDADRFEAVYADLIE